Proteins from one Novipirellula caenicola genomic window:
- a CDS encoding mandelate racemase/muconate lactonizing enzyme family protein, whose amino-acid sequence MNTQHLSTAMFSAPANSADRVHAPAHQSSSSGDKQSATRIVAIRTYHLRDHLEVPFGFSQWFYSTRNTLWVEIVAADGTTGWGECYGPSEVYQAAITNFYAPRLMNQNAMATDVLWHTMWRASLDFARGGVMMGAMSGIDMALWDLRGKILGQSVSDLMGGRYFDEIPCYATGMYFKEMPEEELIASIVDEACRYESQGFQALKIKVGKNIAFDIRQIEAMRAALPKMTMMADSNHAYDLSEAIKIGRVLSEHDFAWFEEPLSPEFEQQFRQLQDKVDVPIATGECEQTRYGFQRLLSTGGVQIAQPDLAYCGGPSEALKIRNLASSMGINVVPHCWGTMLNLAAATHFLASGYREPGRKEAAAPLLEYDRTENALRDELFEIPVEIDKGIAKVPTGPGLGVKVNQDAMKSFVVSSTEVKA is encoded by the coding sequence ATGAACACTCAGCATCTTTCAACGGCCATGTTTTCGGCTCCCGCCAATTCGGCGGATCGCGTGCACGCTCCGGCGCATCAAAGCAGTAGCAGCGGGGACAAACAATCTGCGACTCGGATCGTTGCCATCCGCACCTACCATTTGCGAGACCACCTCGAGGTGCCCTTCGGATTTTCTCAGTGGTTTTACAGCACACGAAACACCCTATGGGTCGAAATCGTTGCCGCGGATGGCACGACCGGATGGGGTGAATGCTACGGACCCTCAGAGGTTTACCAGGCGGCGATTACCAACTTCTACGCTCCTCGCTTGATGAACCAGAATGCCATGGCGACCGATGTGCTATGGCACACGATGTGGCGGGCGTCACTCGACTTTGCTCGTGGCGGCGTGATGATGGGAGCGATGTCGGGGATCGACATGGCACTGTGGGATCTCCGCGGCAAGATTTTGGGGCAATCGGTCTCGGATTTGATGGGCGGACGTTATTTTGACGAAATTCCCTGTTATGCAACGGGGATGTATTTCAAGGAAATGCCCGAAGAAGAACTGATCGCATCGATTGTCGACGAAGCCTGCCGTTACGAATCGCAAGGGTTTCAAGCACTGAAAATCAAAGTGGGCAAAAACATCGCGTTCGATATTCGTCAAATCGAAGCGATGCGTGCTGCTTTGCCAAAGATGACGATGATGGCCGATTCGAATCACGCCTACGATTTAAGTGAGGCGATCAAAATTGGCCGTGTGCTTAGTGAGCATGACTTTGCTTGGTTCGAAGAACCGCTGTCGCCCGAGTTTGAACAGCAATTTCGCCAGTTGCAAGACAAAGTCGATGTTCCAATCGCAACGGGGGAATGTGAGCAAACACGCTACGGGTTCCAGCGGCTGTTGTCGACCGGCGGTGTGCAGATCGCGCAGCCCGATTTGGCGTATTGTGGCGGTCCGTCCGAGGCACTGAAGATTCGAAATTTGGCTTCATCAATGGGGATCAATGTGGTGCCACACTGCTGGGGCACGATGCTGAATCTTGCCGCGGCCACGCATTTCCTTGCCTCGGGATATCGCGAGCCAGGCCGCAAGGAAGCGGCGGCACCGCTGCTGGAATACGATCGCACCGAGAACGCGTTGCGTGACGAGTTGTTTGAGATTCCGGTCGAGATTGACAAGGGGATCGCAAAGGTTCCGACGGGACCGGGGCTTGGCGTTAAGGTCAATCAGGACGCAATGAAATCGTTTGTGGTCAGTTCAACGGAAGTGAAGGCATAG
- a CDS encoding DUF1559 domain-containing protein has protein sequence MGKGDVVNKSDVETQAVVGNCGKARSGFTLVELLVVIAIIGVLVGLLLPAVQAAREAARRMSCSNNFKQIGLGIHNYHSAYNQLPTHKSGTSGFSGLTRNSSGATSAAFSFVDPAIGGNGPTGTNQSELSFLVAITPFVEGQALWEQISNPNAPDSDGSAGVWQAMGPTPSDSGPGDGDYGPWFTEIPMLRCPSDPGVGLPAFGRTNYAACLGDSPARGSAGQARDDNSSNSNTAEWTRSGQRGAFVPKQKTAFRDILDGLANTIIAGEIATDIGDRDTRTQPRQGLGSTIPPSGAFTGRDPNRPQFWSASGVALVGNAAYLRGYRWADGNPVFTSVVTILPPNSATALLAPNADSGITTQANLRAEQCPGYLAPSSRHQGGCHVLMGDGAVKFITDSIEAGNADQLFVRHNGTGARAPGQQSPYGLWGALGTRGAKETIQEAL, from the coding sequence ATGGGAAAGGGAGACGTTGTGAACAAGAGTGACGTGGAAACGCAGGCGGTGGTAGGCAATTGTGGGAAAGCACGCAGCGGTTTCACTTTGGTGGAACTGCTGGTCGTGATCGCAATCATCGGGGTCCTGGTCGGGTTGTTGTTGCCAGCGGTCCAGGCCGCGCGGGAGGCGGCTCGACGGATGAGCTGTAGCAATAATTTCAAGCAAATTGGATTGGGGATTCATAACTATCATAGTGCTTACAATCAGTTGCCCACTCACAAGTCGGGGACATCGGGCTTTAGTGGTCTGACACGAAACAGTTCAGGAGCAACGAGTGCCGCGTTCAGTTTTGTTGACCCCGCAATTGGCGGAAACGGTCCGACGGGGACGAATCAGTCGGAACTGAGTTTTCTGGTTGCGATCACGCCATTTGTCGAAGGACAAGCTTTGTGGGAACAGATCTCGAATCCCAATGCACCCGACAGTGATGGCAGTGCGGGCGTTTGGCAAGCCATGGGACCGACCCCTAGCGATTCGGGCCCAGGCGATGGCGACTACGGTCCTTGGTTTACCGAAATCCCCATGCTTCGTTGCCCAAGCGATCCAGGTGTGGGGCTTCCCGCCTTCGGCCGCACCAACTATGCCGCTTGTCTTGGCGACAGCCCGGCTCGCGGTTCGGCTGGCCAAGCTCGGGATGACAATTCATCCAATTCCAATACAGCCGAGTGGACACGTTCGGGACAGCGTGGAGCGTTCGTGCCGAAGCAAAAGACGGCTTTCCGTGACATTTTGGATGGTTTGGCAAACACCATCATCGCGGGTGAAATTGCAACCGACATAGGTGATCGTGATACACGCACGCAACCACGACAAGGATTGGGCAGTACCATCCCGCCAAGTGGCGCCTTCACGGGGCGAGATCCGAATCGTCCACAGTTTTGGTCGGCGTCGGGAGTTGCGCTTGTGGGTAACGCAGCATACTTGCGAGGCTATCGTTGGGCGGATGGGAATCCTGTTTTCACATCGGTGGTGACGATTTTGCCACCCAACTCGGCGACCGCGCTGCTCGCTCCTAACGCGGATAGTGGGATCACAACGCAAGCGAATCTGCGAGCCGAACAGTGCCCTGGTTACCTGGCCCCCAGCAGCCGCCACCAAGGTGGATGTCATGTGTTGATGGGCGATGGAGCGGTGAAGTTCATCACCGACTCGATCGAAGCAGGAAATGCGGACCAATTGTTCGTTCGACACAATGGCACGGGTGCACGTGCACCTGGTCAACAAAGCCCCTACGGTCTGTGGGGCGCCTTGGGGACTCGTGGTGCCAAGGAAACGATCCAAGAGGCCTTGTAG
- a CDS encoding FadR/GntR family transcriptional regulator: MKKSGLRRNLCGQVVHDLGQRILAGQWEPGTALPQEVSLCESMGVSRTVIREAIKSLAAKGLVESKAKRGTIVQPPNCWNYLDPEVLAWQTRADGDGKLLSYLTEFRQTIEPAAASFAATRGSDEHLDHIKEAFEQMERSTEDVEAFLAADTEFHTSILRATGNPFFAPVANLISVALQGSLRVTNRQPSDNRVSIPVHEKVMKAIIERKPRAARAAMKAHLDEAAERIAASTEQP; the protein is encoded by the coding sequence ATGAAGAAATCGGGGCTTCGCAGAAACCTATGTGGCCAAGTCGTTCACGATTTAGGGCAACGCATTTTGGCCGGCCAATGGGAGCCTGGAACCGCATTGCCTCAGGAGGTGTCGCTTTGTGAGAGCATGGGGGTTAGCCGCACCGTGATCCGTGAAGCGATCAAGTCGCTGGCGGCCAAGGGGTTAGTCGAATCGAAGGCCAAACGCGGAACGATTGTGCAGCCGCCGAACTGTTGGAACTACCTCGATCCCGAAGTTCTCGCGTGGCAGACCCGCGCCGATGGTGATGGCAAACTGCTTTCCTATCTGACCGAATTTCGTCAAACGATCGAGCCAGCTGCTGCTTCGTTTGCGGCCACGCGAGGCAGCGATGAGCACCTGGACCACATCAAGGAAGCATTTGAGCAAATGGAACGGTCGACCGAAGATGTCGAGGCGTTTCTTGCGGCGGACACTGAATTTCATACATCAATTTTGCGCGCGACGGGCAATCCATTCTTTGCCCCGGTGGCGAATCTGATCAGCGTTGCGTTACAAGGAAGTCTACGCGTGACCAATCGTCAGCCCTCTGACAATCGCGTTTCGATTCCCGTGCACGAAAAAGTCATGAAGGCCATTATCGAGAGGAAGCCACGTGCCGCTCGAGCCGCCATGAAAGCACATCTAGACGAAGCAGCGGAGCGAATCGCGGCATCCACTGAACAGCCGTAG
- a CDS encoding pyroglutamyl-peptidase I, whose translation MTRVLLTAFEPYDRWTENSSWLALIELTQWYDGQADLTTRRYPVDLTQMSVQLKKDLQDDYDIAIHLGQAPGATLIKLEAIGLNVRSDGTPLLKDAPAAYQSALPLPRCRDALVEAGIPCEVSHHAGTYLCNAALYLSQHYSHSFAMKTQSVFVHLPLSPAQAARDVDRLPSMSTPMVSAALAMIIKEMSGQ comes from the coding sequence GTGACCCGTGTACTCCTGACGGCATTCGAGCCCTACGATCGATGGACTGAAAACTCGAGTTGGTTGGCGCTGATCGAACTGACTCAGTGGTATGACGGCCAGGCGGATTTAACGACGCGGCGTTATCCCGTCGATCTAACGCAGATGAGCGTGCAATTAAAAAAGGATTTGCAAGACGACTACGACATCGCCATCCACCTTGGCCAAGCGCCCGGTGCGACGCTGATCAAGCTTGAAGCGATCGGATTGAACGTTCGCAGCGATGGAACCCCGCTACTAAAAGACGCGCCAGCCGCCTACCAATCCGCTCTGCCCTTGCCGCGGTGCCGTGACGCATTGGTCGAAGCCGGCATCCCGTGCGAAGTCTCGCATCACGCAGGCACCTACTTGTGTAACGCCGCGTTGTACTTGAGCCAACACTACTCGCACTCGTTTGCGATGAAGACGCAAAGTGTCTTTGTGCATCTACCGCTCTCACCCGCGCAAGCCGCTCGCGACGTCGATCGCTTGCCCAGCATGAGCACCCCCATGGTCAGCGCCGCACTGGCCATGATCATCAAAGAGATGAGCGGCCAGTAA
- a CDS encoding exonuclease domain-containing protein has protein sequence MNFAANFTAIDFETATHRSDSACQLAGVVVRDGVVVDSKVWLIRPKPFYFSPANIQIHGISPDQVRDQPEFGELWPEVAAFLKLTADDHDDESASGPECLVAHNASFDIGVLMGCLHTHRIPVPDLQYTCTRAIARQVWPSRPRFGLKPLADWLGIRFRHHDALEDSQVCAKILLAAGIQAGAGTLEELEQRTKLSRGVAGAWGKRGPSKSHFRRPKRSSTGSASRTESRIAENTAVQAQLKQQWDLQRLFVRAEFIRPLAGQRVVFTGHLRQLSREDAESLAIRLGGTCQSSVTRETDLLVVGQTDQRTIQSGRTISTKEQAAREVQAAGGGIRIVSEHEFLGFVVAPT, from the coding sequence ATGAACTTTGCAGCGAATTTCACTGCCATCGATTTTGAAACGGCGACCCACCGATCCGACAGTGCCTGTCAACTTGCCGGCGTCGTGGTTCGGGACGGTGTCGTGGTCGATTCCAAAGTCTGGCTGATCCGCCCCAAGCCGTTTTACTTTAGCCCGGCGAACATTCAGATTCACGGGATTTCTCCGGACCAGGTCCGTGATCAACCCGAGTTCGGCGAGCTTTGGCCCGAGGTCGCCGCGTTCCTGAAACTCACTGCGGATGATCACGACGACGAATCGGCCAGCGGTCCCGAATGCCTTGTCGCCCACAATGCCAGCTTTGATATCGGGGTGTTGATGGGATGTTTGCATACGCATCGCATTCCGGTGCCTGATCTTCAGTACACCTGTACCCGAGCAATCGCTCGCCAAGTTTGGCCTAGTCGACCGCGATTTGGGCTCAAACCGTTGGCCGATTGGTTGGGGATCCGGTTTCGGCACCACGATGCGCTCGAAGATTCGCAGGTCTGTGCCAAAATTTTGCTGGCGGCCGGGATCCAAGCCGGCGCTGGGACGCTCGAGGAACTCGAACAGCGGACCAAGCTTTCTCGCGGCGTCGCTGGGGCGTGGGGAAAACGCGGCCCATCGAAATCTCATTTTCGCCGCCCCAAACGCAGTTCGACGGGTTCGGCCTCGCGAACCGAATCCCGCATCGCTGAAAACACTGCGGTCCAGGCTCAATTGAAACAGCAGTGGGATTTGCAGCGTTTGTTCGTGCGAGCCGAGTTCATTCGGCCGCTGGCCGGACAGCGAGTGGTCTTCACCGGCCATCTCCGCCAACTCTCTCGCGAGGATGCCGAGTCGCTGGCGATTCGTTTGGGCGGCACCTGCCAAAGCTCGGTGACTCGCGAAACCGACCTGCTGGTCGTCGGCCAGACCGACCAACGGACAATCCAATCAGGCCGTACAATTAGCACTAAGGAACAGGCGGCACGTGAGGTCCAGGCTGCCGGAGGAGGGATTCGGATCGTCAGCGAACATGAATTTTTGGGCTTTGTCGTCGCTCCGACATAA